A stretch of the Meles meles chromosome 19, mMelMel3.1 paternal haplotype, whole genome shotgun sequence genome encodes the following:
- the LOC123930504 gene encoding LOW QUALITY PROTEIN: cell division cycle protein 23 homolog (The sequence of the model RefSeq protein was modified relative to this genomic sequence to represent the inferred CDS: deleted 1 base in 1 codon), with amino-acid sequence MPLPTMQLPTMPLPTLLPDDNAPDDYPTRGLPFPITRLPLVDILEAKTAAVIPVLSPSSDFSNLREIKKQLLLIAGLTWERGLLHSSKWSAELAFSLPALPLAELQPLPPITEEDAQDMDAYTLAKAYFDVKEYDRAAHFLHGCNSKKAYFLYMYSRYLSGEKKKDDETVNSLGPLEKGQVKNEALRELRVELSKKHQARELDGFGLYLYGVVLRKLDLVKEAIGVFVEATHVLPLHWGAWLELCNLITDKEMLKFLSLPDTWMKEFFLAHIYTELQLIEEALQKYQNLIDVGFSKSSYIVSQIVVAYHNIRDIDKALSIFNELRKQDPYRIENMDTFSNLLYVRSMKSELSYLAHNLCEIDKYCVETCCVIGNYYSLHSQHEKAALYFQRALKLNPQYLGAWTLMGHDYMEMKNTSSAIQAYRHAIEVNKRDDRAWYGLGQTYEILKMPFYCLYYYRRAHQLWPNDSHMLVALEECYEKLNQLVEAKKCYWRTCAMGDVEKMALVKLAKLHEQLPESEQAAQCYIRYIQDIYSCGEIVEHLEESTAFCYLAQYYFKCKLWDEASTCAQKCCAFNHTREEGMALLRQILQLRNQGETPSTEMPAPFFLPASLSDNNTPTRRVSPLNLSSVTP; translated from the exons ATGCCGCTCCCAACAATGCAGCTCCCAACGATGCCGCTCCCAACTCTGCTACCCGACGACAACGCTCCTGATGACTACCCTACCCGAGGACTACCCTTCCCAATCACTAGGCTCCCG CTTGTGGATATCCTCGAAGCTAAA aCTGCTGCGGTGATCCCCGTCCTGTCACCCAGCAGCGATTTCTCAAATTTGCGAGAAATTAAGAAGCAGCTGCTACTCATCGCAGGCCTTACCTGGGAGCGGGGCCTGCTACACAGTAGCAAATGGTCCGCGGAGTTGGCCTTCTCCCTCCCCGCCTTGCCTCTGGCTGAGCTGCAGCCGCTGCCACCTATTACAGAGGAGGATGCCCAGGATATGGATGCTTACACCCTGGCCAAAGCCTACTTTGATGTTAAAGAGTATGATCGTGCAGCACATTTCCTGCATGGCTGCAATAGCAAAAAAGCCTATTTTCTATACATGTATTCCAGATATCTGTctggagaaaagaagaaggaCGATGAAACAGTCAATAGCCTAGGTCCGCTGGAGAAAGGACAAGTAAAAAATGAGGCACTTAGAGAATTGAGAGTGGAGCTCAGC AAAAAACACCAGGCTCGTGAACTTGATGGATTTGGCCTTTATTTATACGGTGTGGTGCTTCGGAAACTGGACCTGGTGAAAGAGGCCATTGGTGTGTTTGTGGAGGCTACTCATGTTTTGCCTTTGCATTGGGGAGCCTGGCTAGAACTCTGTAACTTGATTACAGACAAAGAGATGCTGAAGTTCCTGTCTTTGCCAGACACCTGGATGAAAGAGTTTTTTCTGGCTCATATATACACAGAGTTGCAGTTGATAGAGGAGGCCCTGCAAAAGTATCAGAATCTCATTGATGTGGGCTTCTCTAAGAGTTCATATATTGTTTCCCAAATTGTAGTTGCCTATCACAATATCAGAGATATTGACAAAGCCCTCTCTATTTTTAATGAGCTAAGGAAACAAGACCCTTACAGGATTGAAAATATGGACACATTCTCCAACCTTCTTTATGTCAGGAGCATGAAATCTGAGTTGAGTTATCTGGCTCATAACCTCTGTGAGATAGATAAATATTGTGTAGAAACATGCTGTGTAATTGGCAATTATTATAGTTTGCATTCTCAGCATGAGAAAGCGGCCTTATATTTCCAGAGAGCCCTGAAATTGAATCCTCAGTATCTTGGGGCCTGGACACTGATGGGACATGACTACATGGAAATGAAGAACACATCTTCTGCTATTCAGGCTTATAGACATGCCATTGAGGTCAATAAACGGGACGACAGAGCCTGGTATGGGCTTGGACAGACCTATGAAATCCTTAAGAtgccattttattgcctttaTTATTATAGACGGGCCCATCAACTTTGGCCCAATGATTCTCATATGCTGGTTGCTTTAGAAGAATGTTATGAGAAACTCAATCAACTAGTGGAAGCCAAAAAGTGTTATTGGAGAACTTGTGCCATGggagatgtggagaaaatggcTCTGGTGAAACTGGCAAAGCTTCATGAACAGTTGCCTGAGTCAGAACAAGCTGCCCAGTGTTACATCAGATATATCCAAGATATCTATTCCTGTGGGGAAATAGTGGAGCACCTGGAGGAAAGCACTGCTTTCTGCTATTTGGCCCAGTACTATTTTAAGTGCAAGCTATGGGATGAAGCTTCAACTTGTGCCCAAAAGTGTTGTGCATTCAATCATACCCGGGAAGAAGGGATGGCCTTGCTCCGGCAAATCCTACAACTTCGGAACCAAGGCGAGACTCCTTCTACTGAGATGCCTGCTCCCTTTTTCCTCCCTGCCTCACTGTCTGATAACAACACTCCCACACGCAGAGTTTCTCCACTCAACCTGTCTTCAGTCACACCATAG